A genomic stretch from Chlamydiota bacterium includes:
- a CDS encoding glycosyltransferase family 4 protein, translating into MRIGIDARWITKEPSGIGQYTIQLIKHLILHDSQNEYFLFFSRREIEHRVSQEFSIGEKKNFHVVSFPYSVFSLRSQIFLPLKLRFLKIDLFHSTNFMTSLLTFQTRQIITVHDLIPFLFPEFAPRSKKSRYYKIYRFLLKMILKKVDHVFLDSEHSYRDLIRYFPSMESKASVLTFGIDSSFKRGTPSESKIGIRERFGIEGPILLYVGRQDPYKNLMNLVKIFHQLLPNKPNAVLILAGPEDVRYPELRELIRRLNLEKKVLVTGFLSQEELVRLYQEATFFLLPSLYEGFGLPILEAFACGVPVIASKVASIPEVVGEAGVLLDPQNEGAWVDAISNLLKCKEEREFLIQKGFEQLKNFSWDKAVDQVLKNYADIYENPKIKYQKSCRTM; encoded by the coding sequence ATGAGAATTGGAATTGACGCACGGTGGATTACAAAAGAGCCTTCAGGTATTGGTCAATATACAATACAGTTGATCAAGCATTTAATCCTGCATGATTCTCAAAATGAATATTTTCTCTTTTTTTCAAGAAGAGAGATTGAACATCGAGTTTCCCAAGAGTTTTCAATAGGAGAGAAGAAAAATTTTCATGTTGTTTCTTTTCCTTATTCCGTTTTTTCCTTGAGAAGTCAAATTTTTCTGCCTCTCAAGCTTAGGTTTCTTAAAATTGATTTATTTCACTCGACCAATTTTATGACTTCTCTCTTAACTTTTCAAACTCGACAGATTATTACAGTTCATGATTTGATCCCCTTTCTTTTCCCGGAGTTTGCCCCTCGGTCCAAAAAAAGTCGCTACTATAAAATTTATCGATTCTTGTTAAAGATGATTTTAAAGAAGGTTGATCATGTTTTTCTTGATTCAGAACACTCTTATCGAGATTTGATTCGTTATTTTCCGTCGATGGAATCTAAGGCCAGTGTTTTAACTTTTGGGATTGATTCAAGTTTTAAAAGGGGAACTCCTTCCGAAAGCAAGATCGGAATTCGTGAGCGTTTTGGAATTGAGGGCCCTATTCTTTTATATGTCGGGCGTCAGGATCCCTATAAAAATCTGATGAATCTTGTGAAAATTTTTCACCAACTTTTACCGAATAAGCCAAATGCCGTTTTAATTCTTGCAGGTCCAGAGGATGTTCGTTATCCAGAATTAAGAGAATTGATTCGTCGTCTAAATCTTGAGAAAAAAGTTTTGGTCACAGGATTTCTCTCTCAAGAGGAATTGGTTCGACTTTATCAAGAGGCTACTTTTTTTCTTCTCCCCTCGTTGTATGAGGGTTTTGGTCTTCCCATTTTGGAGGCGTTTGCATGCGGGGTCCCTGTCATTGCTTCAAAGGTTGCGTCTATTCCTGAAGTGGTGGGAGAGGCCGGTGTTCTTCTCGATCCTCAAAATGAGGGAGCTTGGGTCGATGCTATTTCAAATCTTCTTAAATGTAAAGAGGAGAGAGAATTTTTGATTCAAAAGGGTTTTGAGCAGCTTAAGAATTTTTCATGGGATAAGGCTGTTGATCAGGTCCTAAAGAATTATGCGGATATTTATGAAAATCCAAAAATCAAATATCAAAAATCTTGTCGGACAATGTAA
- a CDS encoding glycosyltransferase family 4 protein, whose translation MPAKISMDVQPLLGSKSGVGYYIWGLIHGLAKIDHENTYQLSFFDFRNQGFKVPRPGTQFYQKRSRLPGRMIQYLWKTCAWPNYNTFFGGCDLYHFPNFVIQPLKGVKKVVTIHDLSFFRYPEYTDPKNLKYLRNKIGDTVYGADEIIVDSHFTKSELLSFFKIEKERIHVIHLGIDSRFQKGTALREKQILFVGTLEPRKNIEGLLSAFKIFLDRTHWMDYRLTLVGMKGWLYEGMMKALENHPYREKIECLNYVSEEDLPLLYQKAALFIYPSFYEGFGLPPLEALSSGTPVIAARRASLPEVLGDAALWIDPQNAEAIAIAIERMIREEGLKSELIRKGEEQVKKFSWEKAARETLQVYQKALAQK comes from the coding sequence ATGCCAGCAAAAATTTCAATGGATGTTCAGCCTCTTCTAGGGAGTAAATCAGGAGTCGGTTATTACATTTGGGGTTTGATCCACGGACTTGCGAAGATTGATCACGAGAATACTTACCAACTTTCCTTTTTTGATTTTAGAAATCAGGGTTTTAAGGTACCCCGGCCCGGCACTCAATTTTATCAAAAGAGAAGCCGTCTTCCCGGGCGAATGATTCAATACCTATGGAAGACCTGTGCTTGGCCAAATTATAATACTTTTTTTGGGGGATGCGACCTTTACCACTTTCCGAATTTTGTGATTCAGCCTTTGAAAGGGGTGAAAAAGGTGGTGACCATTCATGACCTTTCTTTTTTTCGCTATCCAGAATATACCGATCCCAAAAACTTAAAATATTTAAGAAACAAAATTGGCGATACCGTTTATGGAGCAGATGAAATCATTGTCGATTCTCATTTTACAAAGAGTGAGCTTTTAAGTTTTTTTAAAATTGAAAAAGAAAGAATCCATGTCATTCATTTGGGGATTGATTCCCGATTTCAAAAGGGGACAGCCTTACGCGAAAAACAGATTCTTTTTGTGGGAACTCTAGAGCCTCGAAAAAATATTGAAGGCCTACTTTCAGCCTTTAAAATTTTTCTCGATCGTACCCATTGGATGGATTATCGTTTGACCTTGGTTGGGATGAAAGGTTGGCTCTATGAAGGAATGATGAAGGCGTTGGAAAATCATCCCTATCGAGAAAAGATCGAGTGTTTAAATTATGTGTCTGAAGAGGATTTACCGCTTCTTTATCAAAAAGCGGCTCTTTTTATCTATCCTTCGTTTTATGAAGGATTTGGTCTTCCTCCTTTGGAAGCCCTTTCATCAGGGACTCCAGTCATTGCAGCCCGGAGGGCTTCTCTACCCGAAGTTTTGGGGGATGCTGCGCTTTGGATTGATCCTCAGAATGCAGAGGCCATAGCCATTGCCATTGAAAGAATGATTCGCGAGGAAGGTTTAAAAAGTGAGCTGATTCGTAAGGGTGAAGAGCAAGTGAAGAAATTTTCCTGGGAAAAAGCGGCTCGAGAGACTTTACAGGTTTATCAAAAGGCGTTGGCACAAAAATAA
- a CDS encoding general secretion pathway protein GspK: MKKKNNTGFIFVHLILAVFLLASLLCSFQIWIAQYERQVKKSLKIFEKKIHHRSLIYRAMALLSKADVSKKIEDVSESSIHLQWEDESEKFDLKELNHPDQDQREQYSRWIEKLFKKLQIPSSKIHAIFEEIHSHENLESLEEIPSLRTLMKEKDLDLSAYLTVYSQGGKININTAPKLVLEVLLEDEDPFLVERVLKKRRSGISPYHSTEELSGLSTSVLKWLTFKGSYFRIRIFDQNFKEPRMDVVLERAFGTVKVRQWIEK, translated from the coding sequence ATGAAGAAAAAAAATAACACCGGATTTATTTTCGTCCACTTGATTTTGGCTGTTTTTCTTTTGGCCTCTTTGCTTTGTTCATTTCAAATCTGGATTGCTCAATACGAAAGGCAAGTCAAAAAGAGTCTGAAAATTTTTGAGAAAAAAATTCACCATCGTTCCCTGATCTATCGAGCCATGGCCTTATTATCTAAGGCCGATGTTTCAAAAAAAATCGAAGATGTTTCGGAATCTTCCATCCATCTTCAATGGGAAGATGAGAGTGAAAAATTTGATTTAAAAGAATTAAATCATCCCGATCAAGATCAGCGTGAACAATATTCACGCTGGATTGAAAAATTGTTTAAAAAATTGCAGATCCCTTCCTCAAAAATCCATGCGATTTTTGAGGAGATCCATTCTCATGAAAATTTAGAATCACTTGAAGAAATTCCCTCTCTTCGTACCCTTATGAAAGAGAAAGATTTAGACTTAAGTGCTTATTTAACCGTCTATTCTCAAGGCGGAAAAATTAATATCAACACGGCCCCCAAGCTTGTTTTAGAGGTTTTACTGGAAGATGAAGACCCGTTTTTGGTAGAAAGGGTTCTTAAAAAGAGGAGAAGTGGGATTTCACCCTATCATTCAACGGAGGAACTCTCGGGGCTCAGCACGAGTGTTTTAAAATGGCTGACCTTTAAAGGGTCTTATTTTAGAATTCGAATCTTTGATCAAAATTTTAAAGAGCCTAGAATGGATGTTGTTTTAGAAAGGGCATTTGGAACGGTTAAGGTCAGACAATGGATCGAAAAATAA
- the gspG gene encoding type II secretion system major pseudopilin GspG, with amino-acid sequence MKKHNGFTLLEILVVMAILGILAVLVVPKLSERPKQAKRLKALLQMKSFQEALELFNVDQGYYPATEQGLALLVKSGQDPTKKYLETGEVPLDPWGHSYLYLSPGLEGRNFDIVSLGQDGRRGGTGWDRDIESWKLEEN; translated from the coding sequence ATGAAAAAACACAATGGATTTACCCTTCTTGAAATTCTTGTAGTCATGGCTATTTTAGGAATTCTTGCGGTTCTTGTCGTTCCAAAACTCTCAGAAAGGCCAAAGCAGGCGAAGCGATTAAAAGCGCTTCTTCAAATGAAATCTTTTCAGGAAGCCCTTGAGCTTTTTAATGTAGATCAGGGTTATTATCCCGCGACTGAGCAAGGTCTAGCACTTTTGGTGAAGAGCGGGCAAGATCCCACAAAAAAATATCTTGAGACAGGGGAAGTTCCTTTAGATCCCTGGGGGCACTCTTATCTTTACCTTTCCCCTGGTTTAGAGGGAAGAAACTTTGATATTGTTTCCCTGGGACAAGATGGCCGCCGTGGTGGGACGGGATGGGATAGGGATATTGAAAGTTGGAAGCTAGAAGAAAATTAG
- a CDS encoding amidohydrolase family protein translates to MSPGFIDMHGHTDHYFCIDPQSSSKISQGVTTEVCGNCGYSPFLLTGHFKKHFQNELKAYGLKEDWKNLASFSQLVTSLKPAMNWMTLVGSGTLRLAAMNHENRTPNSDELKWMKHKLEKAMDEGAVGLSSGLIYTPGCFAKTDELVTLAKIVSKKNGIYATHMRSEGDHLLESVRESIRISRQAKLPLEISHLKTAGEKNWGKIDSLFELLEKSILKGDDITWDRYPYAASFTSLDTYLPKHLFNGGDLQAVIKLQKPALRKKYIQFLDNIGSRFSLTLIANLPGKSNQQWIGRTLAECALLSKKSIGTFVIDLLCEEKMQVNVIFFSMSEENMDRILLHPKSMIGSDASARSRNGKTFLPVVHPRTYGTFPKFLKRYVFGKNPLLSLEEAIYKMTGFPAQRLGLKKRGLIDKNFYADLVLFNPKTLKDRASFQKPTLDSTGIKMVLVNGKIVLDEGKETNAGPGIFIRHGES, encoded by the coding sequence TTGAGCCCGGGATTTATCGATATGCATGGTCACACGGATCATTATTTTTGCATCGATCCCCAATCCTCAAGCAAAATTTCTCAAGGTGTCACCACCGAAGTATGCGGTAACTGTGGGTATTCTCCTTTTCTCCTGACCGGTCATTTCAAAAAACATTTTCAGAATGAACTTAAAGCTTATGGCCTTAAAGAGGATTGGAAGAACCTTGCCTCATTCAGTCAACTTGTCACATCTCTTAAACCTGCGATGAATTGGATGACGCTCGTAGGAAGTGGAACATTAAGATTGGCTGCCATGAATCATGAAAATCGCACCCCCAATTCCGATGAACTTAAATGGATGAAACACAAACTTGAAAAAGCCATGGACGAAGGAGCCGTGGGGCTTTCCAGCGGTCTTATTTATACCCCAGGATGTTTTGCAAAAACAGATGAACTGGTCACCCTTGCTAAAATCGTTTCAAAAAAAAATGGAATCTACGCAACCCACATGAGAAGCGAAGGAGATCATCTGCTTGAATCGGTTCGAGAATCCATTCGAATCAGCCGTCAAGCAAAACTTCCTCTTGAAATTTCTCATCTCAAAACGGCAGGAGAGAAAAATTGGGGAAAAATCGATTCTCTTTTTGAACTGCTCGAAAAATCAATTTTGAAAGGGGATGATATCACTTGGGACCGCTATCCTTATGCCGCTTCTTTCACATCACTGGACACCTACCTTCCCAAACATTTATTTAATGGCGGAGACCTTCAGGCGGTGATCAAACTTCAAAAACCTGCCTTAAGAAAAAAATATATTCAATTTCTTGATAACATCGGCTCGCGATTTTCGCTGACCTTGATTGCAAATTTGCCTGGGAAATCTAACCAGCAGTGGATCGGCCGAACGCTTGCCGAATGCGCACTTCTGAGTAAAAAATCCATCGGAACTTTTGTCATTGATCTTCTTTGCGAGGAAAAAATGCAGGTGAATGTCATCTTCTTTTCGATGTCTGAAGAAAATATGGACCGCATTCTCCTCCATCCCAAATCGATGATTGGATCGGATGCATCGGCCCGTAGCCGCAATGGAAAAACCTTTCTCCCTGTGGTCCATCCCAGGACTTACGGAACCTTTCCAAAATTTTTAAAGCGTTATGTTTTTGGGAAAAATCCTCTCCTCTCTCTCGAAGAGGCCATTTATAAGATGACGGGATTCCCAGCCCAGCGATTGGGCCTAAAAAAGAGAGGACTCATTGACAAAAATTTTTATGCCGATCTTGTCCTCTTTAATCCTAAAACCTTAAAAGATCGTGCTAGCTTTCAAAAACCGACACTGGATTCAACAGGAATCAAAATGGTTCTGGTCAATGGCAAAATCGTCCTCGATGAGGGAAAAGAAACCAACGCAGGACCCGGAATTTTTATTCGCCATGGCGAGTCATAA
- a CDS encoding gamma-glutamyl-gamma-aminobutyrate hydrolase family protein, whose amino-acid sequence MASHKPKIAVVTGIPSEKNENVSHLKNYISAIESVGGDPKILFPSPTIDSNFLNQIDGLLLTGGGDIPSYLWGEVSRVIPTERDEKRALFEISLIQKAHEKKIPIFGICLGLQAINVAFGGTLYSDLSPESKQIHCRKPDGSSSYHEVEVLASKKLSSLLPPTTQVNSRHHQAIQKLGKGLSISAKSHDHVIEAIEKDGPHWIVGVQWHPEDLFEKDPFQRKIFEAFILNCNRQL is encoded by the coding sequence ATGGCGAGTCATAAACCCAAAATTGCAGTTGTAACAGGTATTCCTTCTGAAAAGAATGAAAATGTTTCCCACCTTAAAAATTATATCTCAGCCATTGAATCGGTAGGGGGAGATCCTAAAATTCTTTTTCCCAGCCCAACGATCGATTCAAACTTTCTAAATCAAATCGATGGCCTTTTATTGACAGGAGGAGGGGATATTCCTTCTTATCTTTGGGGAGAGGTCTCAAGAGTCATTCCTACTGAGAGAGATGAGAAACGAGCCCTCTTTGAGATTTCACTGATTCAAAAGGCTCATGAAAAAAAAATACCTATTTTCGGAATTTGTCTGGGGCTTCAAGCCATCAATGTCGCTTTTGGGGGAACGCTGTACAGTGATTTATCGCCCGAATCGAAACAAATTCATTGTAGAAAACCAGACGGTTCTTCTTCCTATCATGAAGTTGAGGTTCTTGCCTCAAAAAAATTAAGTTCTCTTTTACCTCCCACAACACAAGTGAATAGCCGTCACCATCAGGCGATTCAAAAACTGGGAAAGGGATTAAGTATCAGCGCCAAATCCCATGATCATGTGATTGAAGCGATTGAAAAAGACGGACCTCATTGGATTGTTGGAGTACAATGGCATCCTGAGGATCTTTTTGAAAAAGATCCGTTTCAAAGGAAGATTTTTGAGGCTTTTATTTTAAACTGTAATCGACAACTATAA
- a CDS encoding ABC transporter substrate-binding protein, with translation MTRTTMQKLFFYLSLIFFTGLIGCSQREDLSKTLCLHFDSDPTTLDPALMTDVKSGKLSALLYDTLLQYNENLTLHPALARSWKISKDGKIYTFFLRKNMRFQDGIPLTAEDIVFSLERLAHPSTLSPRAWILSHVEGFQAFRSRENNHLTGLEIKTPLIITIRLEEPFSPFLSLLTLPNASILSKKAFEENKSFMGTGPFLLDHWRHDYEILLKSNPLYYQGKAKIEKIRFRMIKETLFVSSEFKRGHLDLIDIPGPEISLYLEDPKWKDKIIEQKNLSLYYLGLNMRRSPFISLEYRRAVTQAIDTASIIQSLRKNRSLPVNGPIPPGVFGYNKDLSTLPFNSYRARQILQSSSQIRQELVLLESTNEETREIAEAIQAQLEKIGIHVKIVEEEWSSFKMSLAQGNFDLCLMSWWADYPEGENFLYPLFHSSNIGAGGNYTGLHNPEIDQLIEKLQRTTSIKRRLKLYRSIQKKILKECPMVFLYSSVSPLVKQPWIDPVIAHPLYNGNKFLQIEKRPH, from the coding sequence ATGACAAGAACGACAATGCAAAAACTGTTTTTCTATCTATCCTTAATCTTTTTTACTGGTCTAATCGGCTGTTCCCAAAGGGAAGATCTTTCAAAAACCTTATGTCTTCATTTCGACAGCGATCCGACGACGCTCGACCCAGCCCTCATGACCGATGTTAAAAGTGGAAAATTAAGTGCCCTTCTCTACGATACCCTCCTTCAGTACAATGAAAATTTAACCCTTCATCCTGCCCTTGCCCGTTCCTGGAAAATCTCGAAAGATGGAAAAATCTACACCTTCTTCCTAAGAAAAAATATGCGTTTTCAAGATGGAATCCCTCTTACGGCTGAAGACATTGTCTTCAGCCTCGAACGGCTCGCCCATCCTTCCACACTTTCTCCCAGGGCCTGGATTCTCTCTCATGTGGAAGGATTTCAAGCTTTTCGATCTAGAGAAAATAATCATTTGACTGGGCTCGAGATCAAAACACCTTTGATCATTACCATTCGGCTCGAAGAGCCTTTTTCTCCTTTTCTATCGCTCTTAACCTTACCTAACGCAAGCATCCTTTCCAAGAAAGCGTTTGAAGAAAATAAGTCATTCATGGGGACCGGCCCTTTTCTCCTTGACCACTGGCGTCATGATTATGAAATTCTATTAAAATCAAATCCCCTTTACTATCAGGGAAAAGCCAAGATCGAGAAGATACGATTTCGGATGATCAAGGAAACCCTTTTTGTGTCATCCGAATTTAAACGAGGGCATCTAGATCTTATTGATATCCCAGGTCCTGAAATTTCTCTATATCTTGAAGATCCGAAGTGGAAGGACAAAATCATTGAGCAAAAAAATTTAAGCCTCTACTATCTAGGATTGAACATGAGAAGAAGCCCCTTCATTTCGTTAGAATACCGACGTGCAGTGACGCAAGCAATCGATACCGCTTCTATCATTCAGTCTTTAAGAAAAAACCGTTCTCTTCCGGTGAATGGACCTATCCCGCCCGGAGTCTTTGGATACAACAAGGATTTGTCGACCCTGCCGTTTAATTCTTATCGTGCACGTCAAATCCTTCAATCCTCTTCCCAAATCAGACAAGAGCTCGTGCTTTTAGAAAGCACCAACGAAGAAACACGCGAGATTGCAGAAGCCATTCAAGCCCAGCTTGAAAAGATTGGGATCCATGTCAAAATAGTCGAGGAAGAGTGGAGCTCCTTTAAAATGAGTCTTGCCCAAGGGAACTTTGATCTTTGCCTCATGAGCTGGTGGGCTGATTATCCAGAGGGAGAAAATTTTCTCTATCCCTTATTTCATTCATCTAATATAGGGGCCGGAGGTAATTACACTGGCCTTCATAATCCAGAAATTGATCAACTGATTGAGAAACTTCAAAGAACAACCTCTATTAAAAGACGTTTAAAATTGTATCGAAGCATTCAAAAGAAAATCTTAAAAGAATGTCCCATGGTCTTTCTCTATAGTTCGGTGAGTCCGCTGGTTAAACAGCCCTGGATCGACCCCGTCATCGCTCATCCTTTATACAACGGGAACAAATTCCTCCAAATAGAAAAGAGGCCGCATTGA
- a CDS encoding ABC transporter permease has product MKSYFLKRITSTLLILLGVLTLTFILIYLVPGDPVQNFTGQHADAQTLSSIRKELGLDRPLFYQWMQYISNVLHGHLGRSYFTHENILKNLMERFPITFFLALLATLIGGLMGIPTGIFAAIRPHSIWDKGIMTLTLFAISLPVFWMGILILIFASRLDTLPLLNTFSSLTFNLILAAFVLGIRPTALLSRITRNQMIEILKEDYILSARARGLSQKRIILVHALRNALGPILTTLALDFGSLLSGAAITETIFGIPGIGKYALTGLGRRDYPVVMGMVLFSAFIFVTMNFIADMIIYTLNPKLRVKT; this is encoded by the coding sequence TTGAAAAGCTATTTTCTAAAGAGAATCACCAGTACCCTCCTCATCCTTCTAGGCGTCCTGACCCTCACTTTTATTCTTATCTATCTTGTCCCCGGAGATCCCGTTCAAAATTTTACAGGCCAACATGCGGATGCCCAAACGCTCTCCAGCATTCGAAAAGAATTAGGATTGGACCGGCCTCTGTTTTATCAATGGATGCAATATATTTCTAACGTACTTCATGGTCATCTAGGCCGCTCCTATTTTACACATGAAAATATTCTCAAAAATTTAATGGAACGCTTTCCCATCACTTTTTTTCTGGCTTTGCTTGCAACCCTGATTGGAGGACTGATGGGAATTCCAACCGGAATATTTGCGGCCATTCGTCCCCATTCAATTTGGGATAAGGGAATCATGACCCTGACCCTCTTTGCCATCTCTCTTCCCGTTTTTTGGATGGGAATTCTCATTTTAATTTTTGCCTCTCGCCTTGACACCCTTCCCCTTTTAAATACTTTTTCTTCACTTACCTTCAATCTTATCCTCGCCGCATTCGTCTTGGGAATCCGGCCCACAGCCCTTCTTTCCCGTATCACACGGAATCAAATGATTGAAATTCTTAAAGAAGACTATATTTTGAGCGCCCGGGCACGAGGCCTATCACAAAAACGCATCATTCTCGTTCATGCGCTGAGGAATGCACTCGGTCCGATTTTAACGACCTTAGCCCTCGATTTTGGCAGCCTTTTAAGTGGAGCAGCCATTACAGAAACGATTTTTGGAATTCCAGGTATTGGAAAATATGCCCTGACAGGACTCGGGAGAAGAGACTATCCTGTTGTCATGGGCATGGTCCTTTTTTCAGCCTTTATTTTTGTGACCATGAATTTTATTGCTGATATGATTATTTACACGTTGAATCCAAAGTTAAGGGTAAAAACATAG
- a CDS encoding ABC transporter permease, whose amino-acid sequence MINLQRILGLTGVIFLYTLAMLAPLLATHSPSEIELVESPQAPNPEHLFGTDQLGRDLFSRSLYGLRYSIIVATFATILTLAIGVFAGVLSGYFGGIIDWVLVSIIDCMLAFPSLLLTLAICATLGPGEKTLLLSLIFSGWASSARVIRSTVQSIRSKDFVTASRLLGANHFHILIRHIFPHCKGILSILLMLSLGTMILAESSLSFLGFGPPPPYPTLGKLVYDGARYFRAAPWWSFFPGLFIAMGIISFNLLGDSLQKRESPSC is encoded by the coding sequence ATGATCAACCTTCAACGCATTCTAGGTCTAACTGGCGTCATCTTTCTCTATACACTGGCAATGCTTGCCCCCCTCCTCGCCACGCATTCCCCCTCAGAAATTGAGCTTGTGGAATCACCTCAGGCTCCCAATCCAGAGCACCTGTTTGGCACAGATCAACTCGGTCGAGACCTTTTCTCTCGCTCTCTCTATGGGCTCAGATACAGCATCATTGTAGCAACCTTCGCCACGATTCTTACACTTGCAATCGGAGTCTTTGCTGGGGTTTTAAGTGGTTACTTTGGAGGAATCATTGATTGGGTTTTAGTCTCGATCATTGATTGCATGCTTGCCTTTCCTTCCTTGCTTTTGACCCTGGCCATTTGTGCTACCCTCGGGCCGGGGGAAAAAACATTACTCCTCTCTCTTATTTTTTCAGGCTGGGCCTCCTCGGCCCGCGTCATTCGTTCAACAGTCCAATCCATTCGCTCAAAAGATTTTGTAACCGCAAGTCGGCTTCTAGGAGCCAATCACTTTCATATCCTCATTCGACACATCTTTCCTCACTGTAAAGGGATTCTCTCCATTCTTCTGATGCTCTCTTTAGGAACCATGATTCTTGCTGAGTCCAGCCTCTCCTTCCTCGGATTTGGGCCACCGCCTCCCTATCCTACGCTCGGGAAACTGGTCTATGATGGAGCCCGATATTTTCGAGCAGCTCCCTGGTGGAGTTTCTTCCCGGGCCTTTTCATTGCAATGGGAATTATCAGCTTTAATCTATTAGGAGATAGCCTCCAAAAAAGAGAATCTCCATCATGCTAG
- a CDS encoding ABC transporter ATP-binding protein, which produces MLAIKNLTISFPSHEGPKMALSDLSLSISRNQIFGLMGESGSGKTLTALSILGLLPFKAPQAQVKGEILYENKNLLQSSPDQWHEIRWKKISMIFQNPFTFFNPTLRLEKQFREILREESRPRISELLKAVSLQDETRILKSYPHELSGGQLQRLMIALALLQHPQLMIADEPTTALDANLKYSILELLKKIKEMEGLTLFIISHDLEAVSTICDSLGIIFRGFLVEYSPASGLLQNPLHPYTQELLKQSGTNISNPGKEPLLEFKTQGCPYTLRCPHTKPKCNHEMPPWFLESGKEDHRVRCWIYENGVTPPLTPQTPL; this is translated from the coding sequence ATGCTAGCAATTAAAAACTTAACCATTTCGTTTCCTTCTCATGAAGGCCCTAAAATGGCGCTTTCAGATTTATCTCTTTCAATCTCACGAAATCAAATCTTTGGACTTATGGGAGAGTCTGGATCAGGAAAAACCCTCACAGCTCTATCCATTCTGGGACTTCTCCCTTTCAAAGCCCCCCAAGCTCAAGTCAAGGGTGAAATCCTTTATGAAAATAAAAATTTGCTTCAATCAAGTCCTGATCAGTGGCATGAAATCCGTTGGAAAAAAATCAGCATGATTTTCCAAAACCCCTTTACTTTTTTTAATCCAACACTGCGTCTTGAAAAACAGTTTCGTGAAATTCTAAGGGAAGAGTCACGTCCTCGAATTTCAGAATTATTGAAGGCTGTTTCCCTGCAGGACGAAACAAGAATATTAAAAAGCTATCCGCATGAACTCAGCGGAGGCCAACTTCAAAGGCTGATGATTGCACTTGCCCTCTTGCAACATCCCCAACTGATGATTGCGGACGAACCTACGACCGCCCTGGATGCCAACCTTAAATACAGCATTCTAGAGCTCCTCAAAAAAATAAAGGAAATGGAAGGATTAACCCTTTTTATTATTTCCCACGACCTCGAAGCGGTATCCACCATTTGCGATTCTCTTGGAATTATTTTTCGGGGTTTTCTCGTGGAATATTCCCCCGCCTCTGGACTCCTTCAAAATCCTCTTCATCCCTATACCCAAGAGCTTTTGAAGCAATCGGGGACGAACATTTCCAACCCAGGGAAAGAGCCACTTTTAGAATTTAAAACCCAAGGTTGCCCTTATACTTTAAGATGTCCTCACACAAAACCCAAATGCAATCATGAAATGCCACCTTGGTTTTTAGAGAGTGGAAAAGAAGACCATCGCGTTCGCTGCTGGATTTATGAAAACGGAGTAACTCCCCCCTTAACTCCCCAGACCCCTCTTTAG